Sequence from the Bremerella volcania genome:
CGGTCATCTTGCTGACGACTTCGGCGATCACTTCTTCGTCGACCACACCGTCTTTCTGGCGGCTCTTGGCTTGCCATTCTTTGACGATGTCTTCCTTCTTCTTCTTCAGCTTGTCGGCCTGATCACGTAGGGAAGCGGCCTTCTCGAAATCTTGATCGGCGACGGCCTGTTCCTTCTTGCGGTTCAAGGTTTCGACTTCTTCGTCGATTTCCTTGAGATCCGGCGGACGGGTCATGACGCGAAGCCGCACGCGGGCACCTGCTTCGTCGATCACGTCGATCGCCTTGTCGGGCAGGCAGCGTCCGGTGATGTACCGATCCGAGAATTCAGCCGCCGCGACGATGGCGTCGTCGGTGATCTGAACGTTATGGTGTTCTTCGTAGCGATCACGCAGACCCTTGAGGATCTCGACCGTTTCGTCCTTCGAGGCCGGATCGACCTGGATTTCCTGGAAACGTCGAGCCAGGGCGCTGTCCTTTTCGATGTACTTGCGGTACTCGTCCAGGGTGGTCGCACCGATACATTGGATTTCACCACGAGCCAGGGCGGGTTTGAGCACGTTGGCCGCGTCGATGGCGCCTTCGGCACCGCCTGCACCGACCAGGGTGTGAAGCTCGTCAATGAAGAGGATCGTGTTCTTGGCACGACGAACTTCGTTCATCACGGCCTTGATCCGCTCTTCAAACTGACCGCGGTACTTGGTACCGGCGACCATCATCGCCAGGTCGAGCACGACGATTCGCTTTTCGGCCAAAAGTTCCGGCACGTCGCCGTCGATCACGCGTTGGGCGAAACCTTCGACGATGGCCGTCTTACCGACGCCTGCTTCACCCAGCAGAACCGGGTTGTTCTTGGTACGTCGGCAGAGAACCTGAATGGCACGTTCGATTTCGCGCTGGCGACCGATGACCGGGTCGAGCTTGCCTTGCTTGGCCAGTTCGGTCAGGTCGCGACCGAAGCTATCCAGGGCAGGCGTTTTGCTCTTGCTACCTTTGCCGGGGTTGCCGCCGGGCTCGGAAGAACCGCCAGGCTCGCCACGACCTTCGCGGCTGCTGTCCCCTTCCATGCCGTGGCCCAGCAGGTTGAGGACTTCTTCGCGAACGTCTTCCAGCTTCAGACCCAAGTTCATCAGAACCTGAGCGGCGACGCCTTCTTGTTCTCGCAGAAGGCCCAGCAGGATGTGCTCGGTGCCTACGTAGTTATGGTTTAAGTTGCGAGCCTCTTCCATCGAATACTCGATGACTTTCTTGGCCCTTGGCGTTTGCGGCAGCTTGCCCATGGTCACCATATCGGGACCCGATTGGACCAGCTTTTCGACTTCGAGTCGAATCTTACGCAGGTCGACTTCCAGCGTCTTCAAGACGTTGGCAGCCACGCCGCTACCTTCTTTGATCAAGCCCAGAAGGATGTGCTCGGTGCCGATATATTCGTGGTTGAACCGCTGGGCCTCTTGGTTGGCCAGCTGCATCACCTTGCGAGCGCGATCTGTAAATCGTTCGTACATGGTCATCCGTCCTCATTTCGAGTTGGCGACTGCATCAACTACTGTCGTTCCAACTCTATGTTGTCTCACAATTACGCGGCTTCCGGTAGGCTGGGTTCGCCACTCTCCGCGTTTTGTTCACCCAAGTCGTCTGTCGAAGGTTTGGATGCTTCGACACGGGCTTCCGATTCCCCCTCTTCTCGATCGGCGAGAAGCTGCTTCTCGCGATGGATTTCAAACCACCAGCGTCGGCTTGCATCGAGCCGCTCTAATTTTTCGAGCGTCTGATGCGCTTCGTCAAACTGCTTCGTGTGCCGCTTTAGCGTTGCTAATAATAGGAGCGCTTCCGCGTCATCCGGCTCGCGCCGTAGAAGCCTAAGTAATACTGCCTCGGCTTGGTACCATTGACCTTTTAAATAGGCAGTTTGGGCGCTTTGGTAGAGTTGGTCGATGGTGGCATCAATGGCATCCCAACTGCCCGAGGCAATTCGGAAGCCCATCCACCCTGCGTTCATCAGCCAGAAGCCAAGGACGAAATACCAGAGTCCGCTACGGACCCAGACGTTTCCTAGCTCTGGCCAAACTCCTTTGGATACCAGCGCCACATTGAGTAGTAGCGTGAATCCTAGAGCCCAAACCAGTCCAGTCCAGCGCCCGCGTACCCAAAGCTCGCTGAGCCCCGGCCACAGGCAGGTAATCCATGGCGTTGATAGCATCCTTACTATTCCATAATGTGCGGTAGGTAGCTGGCAATTCAGCCCCCAGTCCGCTAGGAAACGCCGGGGAATTGTAACTTCAGAAACCAGGGGGAGCAAGGTAAGTCGGCAGAGTGCTTGCAGTTAGCTAAACTAGGAGCATCCGGCAATCGTTAATAGCCCATCATTC
This genomic interval carries:
- a CDS encoding ATP-dependent Clp protease ATP-binding subunit, which produces MYERFTDRARKVMQLANQEAQRFNHEYIGTEHILLGLIKEGSGVAANVLKTLEVDLRKIRLEVEKLVQSGPDMVTMGKLPQTPRAKKVIEYSMEEARNLNHNYVGTEHILLGLLREQEGVAAQVLMNLGLKLEDVREEVLNLLGHGMEGDSSREGRGEPGGSSEPGGNPGKGSKSKTPALDSFGRDLTELAKQGKLDPVIGRQREIERAIQVLCRRTKNNPVLLGEAGVGKTAIVEGFAQRVIDGDVPELLAEKRIVVLDLAMMVAGTKYRGQFEERIKAVMNEVRRAKNTILFIDELHTLVGAGGAEGAIDAANVLKPALARGEIQCIGATTLDEYRKYIEKDSALARRFQEIQVDPASKDETVEILKGLRDRYEEHHNVQITDDAIVAAAEFSDRYITGRCLPDKAIDVIDEAGARVRLRVMTRPPDLKEIDEEVETLNRKKEQAVADQDFEKAASLRDQADKLKKKKEDIVKEWQAKSRQKDGVVDEEVIAEVVSKMTGIPLTRMSTEDSMRLMQMEDVLHKKVISQDDAIKAISKAVRRSRSGLKDPKRPTGTFVFAGPTGVGKTLLAKALAEFMFGDADALIQIDMSEYMEKHNVSRLIGAPPGYVGYEEGGQLTEKIRRRPYAVVLLDEIEKAHPDVFNMLLQVMEEGRLTDSFGRNVDFRNVILIMTTNAGAGAIKNESAFGFQAPDEGAEYESMKVRVEEEIGKVFRPEFINRLDQVIIFHHLTKEDLKQVIDLELAKVRERLQERGYDLILTDAAKELIIKRSNQSDKGQDFGARPLRRAIENSIEDPLSEELLKGEFQGQDTITVDAIANDEGKLTRLDFKGSLQEPEAEEAVGAGSSGEGNDSSDEG
- a CDS encoding tetratricopeptide repeat protein produces the protein MLSTPWITCLWPGLSELWVRGRWTGLVWALGFTLLLNVALVSKGVWPELGNVWVRSGLWYFVLGFWLMNAGWMGFRIASGSWDAIDATIDQLYQSAQTAYLKGQWYQAEAVLLRLLRREPDDAEALLLLATLKRHTKQFDEAHQTLEKLERLDASRRWWFEIHREKQLLADREEGESEARVEASKPSTDDLGEQNAESGEPSLPEAA